In Mesoplodon densirostris isolate mMesDen1 chromosome 5, mMesDen1 primary haplotype, whole genome shotgun sequence, a single window of DNA contains:
- the MIS18A gene encoding protein Mis18-alpha: protein MAGSWSQAYCKRCSSTSCACGDKGKWSNSSLLGKRLSEDSSRHQLLQKWASMWSCVSGDASVACTEGTRREEAAEPAEEEDRPLVFLCSGCRRPLGDSLSWVTSQEDTNCILLRCVSCNVSVDKEQILSKRKNENGCILETLYCTGCSLNLGYVYRCTPKNLDYKRDLFCLSVEAIESYVLGSSEKQIVSEDKELFNLESRVEIEKSLKQMEDVLKALQTKLWEVESKLPFTSCKS, encoded by the exons ATGGCGGGTTCCTGGTCTCAGGCTTATTGCAAAAGATGCTCCTCTACTAGCTGTGCGTGTGGCGACAAGGGCAAGTGGAGCAACTCCTCGCTCTTAGGCAAGCGGCTCTCAGAAGACTCGAGCCGCCACCAGCTGCTGCAGAAGTGGGCGAGCATGTGGAGCTGCGTGAGCGGGGACGCGTCGGTGGCCTGCACGGAAGGGACGCGGCGCGAGGAGGCTGCGGAGCCGGCGGAGGAGGAGGACAGGCCGCTGGTGTTTCTGTGCTCTGGTTGCCGGCGGCCGCTGGGCGACTCGCTGAGCTGGGTGACGAGCCAGGAAGACACCAACTGCATCCTGCTGCGCT GTGTTTCCTGTAATGTTTCTGTGGATAAGGAACAGATACTATCCAAACGTAAAAATGAAAATGGTTG CATCCTGGAGACTTTGTACTGCACAGGATGTTCACTCAACCTCGGCTACGTATACAGATGCACACCCAAGAATCTAGACTACAAGAGGGACTTGTTCTGCCTCAGTGTTGAAGCCATTGAAAG TTATGTTTTAGGGTCCTCTGAAAAGCAAATTGTGTCAGAAGATAAAGAGCTTTTTAATCTTGAAAGCCGAgttgaaatagaaaaatctctAAAGCAG ATGGAAGATGTTTTGAAAGCATTGCAAACAAAGCTTTGGGAGGTTGAATCAAAGTTGCCCTTTACCAGCTGCAAAAGCTGA